One genomic window of Osmia bicornis bicornis chromosome 3, iOsmBic2.1, whole genome shotgun sequence includes the following:
- the LOC114881608 gene encoding uncharacterized protein LOC114881608 produces MKETRENIEDAVGDMKEERLIIGGDFNARIGLEGSFSNEDRKDKETRKSRDKIENIEGTRLIEMVEDYRWEIMNGNFEGDEEDPAIKEDIRSFRIEDRIYSDHLPLKLEIYGETSAEKQEEEIWKERRLWTEEGKRHY; encoded by the exons ATGAAAGAGACGAGAGAGAATATAGAAGATGCAGTCGgagatatgaaagaagaaagactTATAATCggcggggatttcaatgcaaGAATAGGTTTAGAAGGGTCATTTAGTAACGAGGATAGGAAGGacaaagaaacgagaaaatcgagagataaaatagaaaacatAGAAGGAACCAGGCTAATAGAAATGGTAGAAGACTACAGATGGGAAATAATGAACGGTAATTTTGAAGGAGACGAAGAAG ACCCAGCAATTAAAGAAGACATCAGAAGTTTCAGGATAGAAGATAGGATATATTCAGATCATTTACCactgaaattagaaatttatggAGAAACCAGCGCAGAGaagcaagaagaagagataTGGAAGGAGAGACGGCTTTGGACGGAGGAAGGAAAGAGACACTACTAG